The Halorussus limi genome includes a region encoding these proteins:
- a CDS encoding universal stress protein, with product MVGEDTIDSEQRREAWTVLVPVRYPLREEGIQTLRGAVNLAESHPEASLVILHVNLRHAGHSITSTDLQATVEAAVGPLTATYVVREGYLLEDEILAEAYDQKADCIALGTNHVPRREWLVRRLLGPPLALGTHLQRHANPPIEVVEIDQ from the coding sequence ATGGTGGGAGAAGACACGATTGACAGTGAACAGCGACGCGAGGCGTGGACCGTTCTGGTTCCAGTTCGATACCCGCTCCGCGAAGAGGGGATTCAAACGCTTCGTGGGGCGGTCAACCTTGCGGAAAGTCATCCAGAAGCATCGCTAGTCATCCTGCATGTCAATCTCCGTCACGCAGGCCACTCCATCACATCCACGGACTTGCAAGCAACTGTAGAAGCCGCGGTTGGGCCACTCACGGCAACGTATGTCGTTCGGGAGGGGTATCTCCTCGAAGACGAGATTCTGGCAGAAGCATACGACCAAAAGGCCGATTGCATCGCGTTGGGGACGAACCATGTCCCACGTAGAGAATGGCTCGTTCGCCGTCTGCTTGGGCCACCACTTGCCCTCGGAACACATCTCCAGCGCCACGCCAACCCTCCCATCGAGGTGGTCGAAATCGATCAGTGA
- a CDS encoding DoxX family protein, with protein MGDTQTHQNEFRSTIAGITVKGRAHSLSAWFVLALRLVIGFAFFYSGVEKIQGGFDAQGYLANVAATNGNPLEGLFLWISQTPWFIDIVNVAVPWGEAAIGLGIIVGLLTRLAAFFGALMMLLFYFGNWDMAHGPINSDFMYMLVFLSVAAFGAGRILGLDAYVEQYEIDGQPLIEKYPSLEYLLG; from the coding sequence ATGGGCGATACACAGACCCACCAGAACGAATTTCGCTCGACCATCGCGGGTATCACTGTCAAGGGCCGCGCTCACTCACTCAGTGCGTGGTTCGTCCTCGCATTACGCCTCGTCATAGGTTTCGCATTCTTCTACTCTGGGGTCGAGAAAATTCAGGGCGGCTTTGACGCGCAGGGCTATCTTGCAAACGTCGCGGCAACCAATGGCAACCCCCTCGAAGGACTCTTCCTCTGGATAAGTCAAACACCATGGTTCATCGACATTGTAAACGTGGCTGTCCCATGGGGTGAGGCCGCGATCGGCCTCGGAATCATAGTCGGTTTACTCACCCGCTTAGCAGCATTTTTCGGGGCGCTCATGATGCTCTTGTTCTACTTCGGCAATTGGGATATGGCCCACGGGCCAATCAACAGCGACTTCATGTACATGCTTGTCTTTCTCTCGGTGGCCGCATTCGGTGCAGGCCGCATTCTTGGCCTTGACGCCTACGTTGAACAGTACGAGATTGATGGTCAGCCCCTCATTGAGAAATATCCTTCGCTCGAGTATCTCCTCGGCTAA
- a CDS encoding SHOCT domain-containing protein: MSSQNQSDSLLLVVLAVLAIIVLLPVLMMAFSLPMMGMMGWWGGGGGGPGTGLSPLWGIGTMLFFFAILLGTGYILYRGFIGSQVLERDQALEELRTAYARGELSDEEFERRREQLRQDES; encoded by the coding sequence ATGTCAAGCCAAAACCAAAGTGATTCGCTCCTTTTGGTCGTCCTTGCGGTACTCGCAATCATCGTTCTCCTCCCGGTATTGATGATGGCATTTTCGCTGCCGATGATGGGAATGATGGGCTGGTGGGGTGGAGGTGGGGGTGGACCTGGCACAGGTCTCTCACCGCTCTGGGGTATCGGGACTATGCTGTTCTTCTTCGCCATATTACTCGGCACTGGGTACATCCTCTACCGCGGCTTCATCGGAAGTCAAGTCCTTGAACGCGATCAAGCGCTTGAGGAGTTGCGGACTGCGTACGCCCGGGGCGAGCTGAGTGATGAAGAGTTTGAACGTCGTCGGGAGCAACTCCGGCAAGACGAATCCTAA
- a CDS encoding SDR family NAD(P)-dependent oxidoreductase has translation MLENKVAIVTGGSTGIGKATAAKYKEYGAEVIIANRSADAGEEAAEELGCDFTQCDVAEYEQVEALVEATVEKHDRLDVMVNNAGIGRVGTVEEMSLDDWHDVMRINLNGVMHGTRAAMPHLKETEGSIVNIASIYGLVAGPGATAYATAKGGIVNFTRSVAVDYAKQNVRVNSICPGFVETPMTEPAFGQEEFYEYVHGQTPMGRVAQPEEIAGLAMFLASDEASYITGANIPVDGGWIAQ, from the coding sequence ATGCTTGAGAACAAGGTCGCAATCGTTACTGGCGGATCGACAGGGATCGGCAAAGCAACTGCTGCGAAGTACAAAGAGTACGGTGCCGAGGTCATTATCGCAAATCGGTCAGCTGATGCAGGAGAAGAAGCCGCCGAGGAACTCGGTTGTGACTTCACCCAGTGTGATGTCGCAGAGTACGAGCAGGTCGAAGCCCTCGTCGAGGCGACCGTCGAGAAGCACGACCGGTTGGACGTGATGGTGAACAACGCGGGAATCGGCCGCGTCGGGACGGTCGAGGAGATGTCGCTCGACGACTGGCACGACGTGATGCGGATCAATCTGAACGGCGTCATGCACGGGACACGGGCGGCGATGCCACACTTGAAGGAAACTGAGGGGAGCATCGTCAACATCGCATCGATCTATGGGCTCGTTGCTGGCCCGGGAGCGACTGCCTATGCGACGGCCAAAGGCGGCATCGTCAACTTCACGCGGTCGGTCGCCGTCGATTACGCCAAACAGAACGTGCGAGTTAACAGCATCTGTCCGGGATTCGTCGAGACGCCGATGACCGAACCCGCCTTCGGACAGGAGGAGTTCTACGAATACGTCCACGGTCAGACACCGATGGGGCGGGTCGCACAACCGGAGGAAATTGCGGGCCTGGCAATGTTCCTCGCCTCTGACGAAGCCTCGTACATCACGGGAGCTAACATCCCCGTCGACGGTGGGTGGATAGCACAGTGA
- a CDS encoding calcium-translocating P-type ATPase, PMCA-type: protein MNDRPYSRSTEAVLEAHGTSTKGLNSGEAQRRLAEYGENEVVQASERTPLAIFVAQFNSVLIWVLVVAAVLSAWAGHTVDAVLIVVIVVVNGVFGFVQDYRAERSLEALREMTAPTATVRRDGTTVEIDATELVPGDVIELESGDVVPADGRLLDDIDLEVDEAALTGESAPVSKSPEPVDSDTPLAERESMVFNSTNVTRGRAVAVVTATGMDTEVGSIARELAATEETQTPLQEELDELGRRLGLGVFALAALVIPLLLVQDTPPVEAGLTAVSLAVAAIPEGLPAVVTLTLALGVRRMAEENALVRRLPAVEALGSVDVICTDKTGTLTEGQMTVSRVWVNDAVVEFDEPGGEPPSDRIDLLLRAGALCNDATAEEGDPTEQALVEAAEDRGIDVEALREEQPRTDEIPFSSEQKWMGTIHGDVGYVKGAPEVVLSKSSRVLIDGGPTELTPEAADRIHEQVRTFADEALRVLALAYTENPENMEDDLVFVGLVGMIDPPRTEVADALAATDRAGIDVKMITGDNVRTAAAIAWSLGIGQEVTEGRELDHLDDEELAQRVEEVNVFARTSPEHKVRILKALQEIGHVVAMTGDGVNDAPALKNADVGIAMGVRGTDVAKHASDMVLLDDNYATIERAVERGRAIFDNLWKFVAFLLSANVAEVALVFLASLYGYLVLPAVQLLWINLLTDGLPALALGADPQSGEVMERPPRDPDKGIIERPMLGLIGGAGTVSTVLMLGLMFYVLGGAPAITPYAMTMVFTGFVFLEFEKLYVIRWLRETPTFSNRWFALAVGVSIALQLAVLYTPLNRYFGTVALGLEDWGIVGAVLVVGLPAYLAVALTVKRHLPENEGSREDFH, encoded by the coding sequence ATGAACGACCGCCCGTACAGCCGTTCGACCGAAGCGGTTCTAGAGGCCCACGGTACCTCTACCAAGGGACTCAATTCAGGGGAGGCTCAGCGACGGCTCGCGGAGTACGGCGAGAACGAGGTCGTTCAAGCCAGCGAGCGAACGCCGCTGGCGATTTTCGTTGCGCAGTTCAACAGCGTGCTCATCTGGGTTCTGGTGGTGGCAGCTGTGCTCTCGGCTTGGGCTGGCCACACCGTTGACGCCGTTCTTATCGTCGTCATCGTCGTCGTGAACGGAGTCTTCGGATTTGTCCAGGATTATCGCGCCGAGCGGAGTCTTGAAGCACTCCGTGAAATGACTGCGCCGACGGCGACCGTCCGCCGGGACGGAACGACTGTCGAAATCGACGCGACCGAACTCGTTCCCGGCGACGTGATCGAACTGGAGAGCGGCGACGTCGTCCCCGCAGACGGACGGCTGCTCGACGATATCGACCTCGAAGTTGACGAGGCGGCGCTCACCGGCGAGAGTGCGCCGGTCTCGAAGTCGCCCGAACCGGTCGATTCCGATACACCACTCGCCGAGCGTGAGAGCATGGTGTTCAACAGCACGAATGTCACGCGCGGCAGGGCGGTCGCCGTTGTCACTGCGACCGGGATGGACACAGAGGTCGGTTCGATTGCACGAGAGCTTGCGGCTACTGAAGAGACACAGACACCGCTCCAGGAGGAATTGGATGAACTCGGCCGTCGGCTCGGTCTCGGCGTGTTCGCACTCGCCGCGCTCGTTATCCCGCTGTTGCTGGTTCAGGACACGCCACCTGTAGAAGCGGGGCTCACAGCGGTGTCGCTGGCCGTCGCCGCCATCCCCGAGGGACTGCCAGCTGTGGTGACGCTGACCCTCGCACTGGGGGTCCGGAGGATGGCCGAGGAAAACGCGCTCGTCCGCCGCCTTCCGGCCGTCGAGGCACTCGGCTCGGTGGACGTCATCTGCACCGACAAGACCGGGACGCTCACCGAGGGCCAGATGACCGTCAGCAGGGTGTGGGTGAACGACGCCGTCGTCGAATTCGACGAACCCGGCGGTGAACCCCCGTCTGACCGCATCGACCTCCTGTTGCGGGCCGGGGCGCTCTGCAACGACGCCACCGCCGAAGAGGGCGATCCGACCGAGCAGGCGCTGGTCGAGGCGGCCGAGGATCGCGGCATCGACGTCGAGGCCCTCCGCGAGGAGCAACCCCGAACCGACGAGATTCCATTTTCATCCGAACAGAAGTGGATGGGAACCATCCACGGCGACGTAGGGTACGTCAAGGGCGCCCCGGAGGTCGTTCTCTCGAAGTCCTCGCGCGTGCTCATCGATGGCGGACCGACCGAACTCACCCCTGAGGCAGCCGACCGCATCCACGAACAGGTCCGGACGTTCGCCGACGAGGCCCTCCGCGTACTCGCGCTCGCCTACACCGAGAATCCGGAGAACATGGAGGATGACCTAGTGTTCGTCGGACTCGTCGGGATGATCGACCCGCCACGAACAGAGGTCGCCGACGCGCTCGCGGCGACCGACCGGGCGGGAATCGACGTGAAGATGATAACCGGCGACAACGTCCGCACGGCCGCCGCGATTGCGTGGTCGCTCGGAATCGGCCAGGAAGTGACGGAGGGGCGTGAACTCGATCATCTGGACGACGAGGAACTCGCCCAGCGGGTCGAAGAGGTCAACGTGTTCGCGCGGACGTCTCCCGAGCATAAAGTACGCATCCTGAAGGCACTCCAGGAGATCGGGCACGTCGTCGCCATGACGGGTGACGGCGTCAACGACGCGCCAGCGCTAAAGAACGCTGACGTCGGGATCGCGATGGGCGTCCGCGGGACCGACGTGGCCAAACACGCGAGCGACATGGTTCTGCTGGATGATAACTACGCCACTATTGAGCGGGCAGTCGAACGCGGTCGGGCTATCTTCGACAACCTCTGGAAGTTCGTGGCCTTCCTGCTCAGTGCGAACGTGGCGGAAGTCGCGCTCGTCTTTCTCGCGTCACTATACGGCTACCTCGTGCTCCCGGCGGTCCAACTGCTGTGGATCAACCTGCTCACTGACGGCTTGCCCGCGCTAGCCCTCGGTGCTGACCCACAGAGCGGCGAGGTGATGGAGCGGCCGCCGCGCGACCCAGACAAAGGCATTATCGAACGCCCCATGCTCGGACTCATCGGGGGTGCCGGGACGGTTTCAACCGTGCTCATGCTCGGGTTGATGTTTTATGTACTCGGTGGAGCACCCGCAATTACGCCGTATGCCATGACGATGGTGTTCACGGGCTTCGTCTTCCTCGAGTTCGAGAAACTGTACGTCATCCGCTGGCTCCGCGAGACACCGACGTTCTCGAATCGGTGGTTCGCACTCGCGGTCGGGGTGTCGATTGCGTTGCAGCTCGCTGTGTTGTACACTCCCCTCAATCGGTACTTCGGGACGGTGGCGCTCGGGCTCGAAGACTGGGGGATCGTTGGCGCTGTGCTCGTCGTCGGCCTCCCCGCCTACCTCGCTGTCGCTCTCACAGTCAAACGACATCTGCCCGAAAACGAGGGTTCCCGAGAAGACTTCCACTGA
- a CDS encoding sodium/calcium exchanger protein produces MLSIIEGVIDLLALGGSMVGIVTIGVAAALPELTAVMDAIRRRSPNVALGTLVGSNIVNPLVGIGLGGAISTYYVPSAVILWDLPFKLVTGAGLLGWTLYVNDGELTRTEGSYLLGLYFVFVVGRLLLFPGQ; encoded by the coding sequence ATGCTGTCGATCATTGAGGGGGTCATCGACTTGCTTGCTCTCGGTGGGTCCATGGTCGGAATCGTGACCATCGGCGTGGCCGCCGCGCTGCCGGAGTTGACGGCCGTGATGGACGCTATCCGTCGGCGGTCACCAAACGTCGCGCTCGGCACCCTCGTCGGGAGCAACATCGTCAATCCCCTCGTCGGCATCGGCCTCGGTGGCGCTATCTCCACCTACTACGTCCCATCGGCCGTCATCCTCTGGGACCTCCCGTTCAAGCTCGTAACAGGTGCTGGGTTGCTCGGGTGGACGCTGTACGTGAACGACGGAGAACTCACGCGGACAGAGGGTAGCTATCTGTTGGGATTGTATTTCGTATTCGTGGTCGGGCGCCTGCTGTTGTTCCCAGGGCAGTAG